The DNA sequence GCGTGAATGCTGACACACTGACCATGGTGCACTGAATGGTTAGGATGTGGGTTTTGTTTTTAGGATCAGGAGGAGAGTTTGGTGACTGAATAGTGTAGGGATGAGAGAACGAGAGACGGCAGAGGTAGGGTGGTGTCTGTGGGCCCGTTCTCACGTCTCCCAGTGGTTCATGACTTCGAGTGAATTAGGAGGTCAAGAAAACATAAGTACTCTCGAGAATCCATAACCTTCATTACTAGACTCATGGAAGTACCTTTGAAAATCCCCCAGTAGcttagagcctgttaaaagtagcgGAGGTAAGACTGCTAATAGTGAGGCAGCCTCAAGTGCGTGTGCTTGATTATGATGAGTGTTGGCcaacaaatataataattttCATACAGTACTGTGTAGTTAGTGTTGTATGCCTGTGTGTAATCAGCAATTAAGTGCACTAATAGTTTTAACAAGTCTTAGTTATATTCTGTAAGTTGGGATAGGTGTAATTAGGTGTCGCCTGACAGGCGTGATTACCGGAGAGGCTGGGCACGTGGCACTGGTGGGGACAGTCGGAGAGAGATAGATGGCTGTCGGACTGGACGTGGGAGTGTTCAAATGGAGGGTGAGAAACAGAGTAAGGGACATAAGAGCGTTGAGCCTGTGTCGTGGTTTACAGTAACTTGGTACTGGGGAGGATGGTACTCAGGTCATGCAGGCCTCGGAtcagatgatcctcaagacagatcggcCTGAGTTCAAACAGGCCGTCATGCGTCATGCCTTGTCTCAGGACGTTTGGTGCTGGAGTCACTTGGTACCCAAACCACTTGGTCCCCAAAATGTCTTTGAAGTACAGGCTTCGTGAAGGCAGCATGTGGATCCATACACACCAATATAATGTTTGCGAACCCATCCATTACTTACTCAatcacatccatccatccactcaaccCCTCAACCATATTTActcacacacatccacccacctacAGCCATAACTCCATCCACCGACACACCCACCCATTAACCCACCTCCATTAGCCCACTCATCCGGCCACccactcaaccacatccacccatccatccaccgcAAACTACTTACAGGCATACccgcccatccatccacccacgctCGCCCATCCACATtcccacccacactcaccaaACTATCTACTGCACACTGACCTACCAATCCACTACTACGACCCTCTCCAGCAACCTACTCATTCATACTCATCCACCCATTAATCCACCATCTACTCACCTACACCAAACCCACCATCCAGACGTCATCCACACCCTATTACCCACACGGTCCACTCCCCAATCACTCAACGATCCATCGACTCAATTGTCTATCCACCCATCTTAACATCCATTCGCACACCAGTTCACCCAACCATCTATCCAACTAAACAACTAAACCCATCTACCTACGCATTCAACTCATCCATCCAACCACGCATCCAcatatccacccacccatctatcTACCATCTCCCCAGTGGGAGCGTCTGTCATTTACCGCGTTAATGACAGACAGGGTCGAACCAGTCTTTAGTAGCCCCGCAGATTTATGACAGAGGTGCGGAGTTTATGATGAAACTGAGTAATATTTTGACACGTTTCGAGCTAAGACTgcatagctactactactactactactactactactattactactactactactactgtgtgtgattcacctacgattgtctgctggtcacccagccagccgtttccctacggaaagagctcagagctcatagtgagcTATCTTTgtgtaggactgagaccactgacaccacacaccgggacagcgaggtcacaacccctcgggttacatcctgtacctgctaggtgaacaggggctacacattaagaggatCGCCCATTTGTCTCGCCGAGACCGGGACTCGAACCCGGCCCTCCTTGGTTGTGAGCTgagcgtggtgtgtgtgtgtgtgtgtgtgtgtgtgcacggacCACACTGTGACTGTGTTGgcctgatatatagatagactactactactactaccactactactactactactactactggcgaCCTGCTGTCCCTTCTTCCCCCACATCTCAAACTGTCGCATAGTAATTGAAACTCCTGCCcatcacgcacacactcacacacacacacagtgggtGTAGTTCTCCTGAGGCTGACCCATACAACTACTgctttaatcctttcactttgatacaaaataattatcatcaccatattcaatgtatgaaatctttataagcatctgcaagaaagttatgggtgaaaaaaacagattttgcaatttctatccaGTTTAAGAATGTCACGCCAGGAAAGTTCGAGAATCCTAGCTTTCTAGAGCAGCGCAGGAATGTGAACTCCAGTTCAAGGGGATTAAAAGAAAGATACCTTTCTGCTACATTGCATGTAACACGTGCAGAGGGTGTTAATAacaagtgtgtgttttgtaataaGAAACGTAAGTCTGAAAAGTGTTTAGAAATCTTAAGAGGTACCAGACATGAAGCGAGCTGATAGGATTAGGTTTGCTGGAGTTTGGTTTAAATGTTTGTGTAAGGGCCACGTTGTTAAAAGGATGTCTTGCCAGAAGTTCTAAATGTGGTGGTAGGCACAGTGTACTCGTGGGGTGCTAGACTAGGTATTAATAATTTATCATCATCAGGTTGACAACGAAGGGGATAGAAAGAAACCCGAGGAGGATAAAATGGCACAGGGTTTATTTCTGTTGCTGTACAGTGAGTGTGGAGTGCCTGGTGCTGCCACGCCCTTGGGGAGGGAGGCAGCAGGTCTGCAGGCGGGGGTGTAACGTACGCAAACAAACAATTTGATTCTTCGGACAAAAATGGTAATACTAATGATTCtttggcccgtattcagaaactgCTCCCAACCACGACTATTTCCAgaggccgcagagatgatcagccaggttctcaagagtgcttctgttaataatgtagaaatcttgttaatctgtcactagaataatagaaaaaaaaaataataataacccgGGTAACTTCTACTATGTAtagccttctgaaagtagtggaggtaggGCGCAGAAGTAAGAATATGGTCCTTTTCCCTCTCACAGATGCAGGGAAGGGGCGGTGGAGGGCGCCCAGACACCCCTTGGCTCTGCAGCTGTTGGCGAGAGGGCGCGGTGAGGTGTTACTCAGGTGGTGAGAGTTACGGTGAGTCTGTCCCATTCACCTCGTGGCCAATGGGAGGGGGAAAGTTTGTATCTAAATTTTACACTTAGtcaatgtttctttctttcagagAGTAACTTGGTAactttttatatatgtttttttttaagggatgtAAGGAGATATAAAAATTTAGGTACATTAATATAATCTTTCTTATAGCGaccattttttgtgtgtgtggtgggtagatggaaaaaaaaaagtttatgtaTTAAAGTTTATACAATGTTCTTCTTTTCATGcgacttttatttcatttatattttttttattcaagaagGTGGATAAGAAATGTGCTCATAAACTTGGATTCATTTTAAAAACCTTTAGGTGACTTTTTAGGGAATAggtggctgaaaaaaaaaaatacatgtcagGTTTTATGATGTCATCTTTCCCAGCAACTTTGCGAGCGTTTTGAAattggagagagacagatgtaCAAATTTCTGTATAGATTATCCAGGCATGGGTGTTGGCAGAAGCAGCAGCCAGTGTGAGGCAAGATAatgctttcaccaccaccactgtcttcCACCTTCACCCAGCAAATGGTCATCACCTTGAGTAAAAAACATCTTAATGAAATTGCCTATTTACTGTTCAGGTGAACCAGGTGAGGGTGTTGGCAGGGGAAGCAGCCAGTGTGGGGCATTTAACGCTTTCACCCTGACCACTTCCCTCTGCCTCCACACTACAATGGTCGTCACCTTGAGTACAAAATGTGATGGAATTGTAATGtactgtatttgatggcttGAGAGGGGCACTTCATACTTGAATAGAATTTAATGTAATGGAACTTCAAAATGATGTAGACTTAAATTTttgtggaaaataattgagtcaTAATACATATGAAACTGAAATCACCTACATTTTGTGGAGTCAAGAATATCAGGCAATGAACAGggttctttatttatctatttttaagaAGGATCCTGCTTAAACTGTGgtgcatttatctatttttaagaAGAATCCTGCTTAAACTGTGGTGCATCTAACAGGCCATCAAGtgcagtacatacatacattcgcTCATTACATGACCAATAGAAAAATTCAGTCTCCATACGCGAGAACGACATTCTCAGGACGTGTGTGTGACGTGTGAATAGCAACTGTGCTGCAGCAGTCTGGTCCTCCTGTCCCTGCAGTGGCTGCCACCTCCACCCTGGCATGACCAAAGAGTGGCCATTGTGTTGTTCATTCTGCATTTATAAGTCAGGGTACAACAAAATTATTTCATTACTTTGTTTTAAATTATCATTGATTCTGTGGTTGtaaattggggcagagcaaaattatttcttttcactACTTCTAAAATTTATAAACCACATATTCTTCAAGTCACAATGCACATGTGGTTGTGTTACTATTACTGAATAAGCTAGCATTAGTAATGCAGTGGCCCTTCTTTGACAACAAGTTGTAGGTAGTATCTTATAATGGTTCTCTACTATCAACAAACTGTCCATAGTATTTTAGTATTTCTTCATGATAACACATTTCACACTAgcaaggtggaggtggcttgTAGTGGGAAGGTCACCAGGACAGTATGGCAGTGtctagacagatagacagacagacaggcaggtaggcaggtggTTGGGGTGCTTCCTTCACTCCAACCCCAAACCTTCCTGTGAATAGTTGCATTAAAATCTTGGTGCTTCGTCTGTGTGTGCTGCATTGAGGTGGTGAGGGCACAGCGGAGGCCTTCCTTCTGCGAgtgtggaggtggaaggagtATAATgctgtcttgtctctctcttgtcttcacTCGGTCATTCACAGGTCTTGAGTGGTATACAGGCTCACTCTCTCAGGTCCTTTCTTTCATAGTTGTAATGCCTGATGCTGCCTTTCTTAGTGACAGCTCATGGAGTCTTTAGCTGGGACACTACAGTATAGATGCCTTGAATAAGTTGTTTTGAGTGCTGATAATGcttatgatttatttactttcatacTGATGTGACAAAAGTAGTTGCAAGTGATGTGCGACTGTGTGCGATATCAGTAGAATGACACAACTGCATAGTCCTCAGTGATGCATTTCTGTGGCCTGATTTATTTCAATTTCCACACCAATGCAACACAAAAGCAGTAGCACAGTTACATGAATTGTATTACTGTGTGGTatcagcaaaataataatagtaccaGTCTTTGGTGATTATTTTCAAAGTTACAATTATTTTCAATTTATGATAGtttttctggaaaaaaaattttattgtaagatgtgtgtgcttgtttgtaTCAGTATTGTAAGGTATAACATGATCATCCCTTTGAGTTTAcaatacatatattttcactATAAGTTTTCTGATAATCTTTTCATAAGtagaggcgtgtgtgtgtgtgtgtgtgttccaaaaTCCAAAACATTCTGGTCCTGAGCATTAGGGATGATGGACTAGACAGTTATAGTAACACAACAAAGCCCAAACAGCAGcattatcattccccacaccaACATGACGTTTGGCTTGGTGGGTCACTGCAGTGGTGGGCTGAATGTTATGTTAGAGGTGACAGCCATGCACAGGTATTTCCTCATTGGCATAATATTGCTCTCTGATATGTATACAGTTAGTATTATCAGCACAGAGGATGGTGTAGTGATGCATGATATAAGTAttgctgcagtgtgtgtgtgtgtgtgtgtctgaagatGAAAGGCGAGGACCAAGGTGACTGCACCTTGCCTGGAGTCGGGGCAGTCAGGTGAGGATGCAGTGAAGGGCCAGATGGTAACCAGTGGGCCTTTATGTGCCAAGTGATAATGCAGATTTTCATAAGCTTTTCCTCACATTGGATTCATCTTTTGTTTGATGTGCATTCATTCCATCAGACTTTTATTACATTCTTGTTGAAACTGGTGGTGAGATGAGTACTTTTTCAGTATCATATGGAAGAATATGAGTATCAAATGCAGTTTTAAGCACCATTGACTTGCTGTAGCCTTTTGACATTTTTAGTGACAGCACTTGGGGTGTGATAGGAAATATAGTCTTTCCTGGAAGGTGTGTTAGGGAAAGACTCATACCATCCCAGGTCTGAGGGCTGCTGAGTGTGCCCCATATTGTGTACTGTGCCTTCAGATCCCTTTTGCTGCTCCTACTATCTTGGCCttggagtgagagtgagaaagtggTTGCAATATCAGACCATAAACACAATCAAGGTTATAGTACAAATTCAGCTTCCaagcatgttttcttttcttgttcatttgttGTGCTGCACCATTCATCAtaccttcttgtgtgtgtgtgtgtgtgtgtcattatcaGTGTGAGAGAGAGCAAGCCTCAGCCAGCACTGAGCACCCCAGCAGTAAAGACAGATGGTGCAGTAACACCCTGCCTGGCACTGCTGCAGTGGCATGTTGGTGTCACTGATACCACTgatgttcttccttcatattaACAAGGGTGTGGCTTACTGGAACACACAATTCATATCTGATGAAAGGTGATGTTCCACAGATGCTGATGTGGCCATGGAGAGGGAAGCAGTGCTAGGACACCATGTTGGATCACCCAGTGtttggtgggtgtggtggagtgcCTGGGTGCAGGTCACACCCTGCAGCTCATGGGACACAACACAGGCTGCAGGAAGGCTGCATCTCTCAGTGTGTTGGGTAAGGTCTGTGTCTTTCTTGAGTGTGAACGGCTTTGTGGATGTTCACACTTGTTTGAGGGGAATGAGTTCACTGGACAGTATTCCTCTGAGTTTCCTAGTAGTACACTGGGAGGGAGTGGACAGATTCAGCAGCACAGGTCAGCACAGTGCAAGACGCATGTGCTGCCTTGAGTGTCACACTGGGTCAGTCTGAACAACACGCACTATGACATGGGATGCCAGCTCCCAGGGGGATAACAGACTCGCCCTCAGCGGTTCAGTGGTGACTAGACAGGGTGGTGTGTGCTTGGGAACAGGTGATTGGCAGGCagtgtgtgcatgagtgtgcTCTGCAGGACGTGTGTTGGCAGGCAGTGGAGTACCGTGTGCCGCTACACAGAACCGATGCATCACCAACACAATACTTGTTGCTTCACGCAGACCTAAGACAGAACAACGCCGGGCAGGGCCTTGCCGTGCCTTCCTAGTTACAtaagtaagataaaaacaaatatataggcACTATTTTCTTGATTAAACcactaagtagtagtagtagtagtagtagtagtagtatagtagtagtacatagtaATATCAgtgtcattattactattacaaaaTGATATGTTGATTGTTAGACAGGGATTGCTTTGGGAACTTCACTTCAAGTTGACTTTTCCTGGTATAGTTTTCCAAGTGTTCAGTCTGGTGGAGTGACAGCAGCAGAGACGGAGGCAAGACTGCTCTGctgctgcaggagagagagagagagagagagagagagagagagagagagagagagagagagagagagagagagagagagatagtatgggggtgaatgaggaagagaataaatttACACACACTGACGATTACCTTCAAAGGACATATATTTAAGTCATAATCACATGTTCACTAACGCTCTATGTAGCAATTAAAattaaggatatatatatactttctttttttttttttgcaggtgtGTCCTTATAGAGGCTTTATGTACAGAGTTACCCTGAAGGAGCAGCATTCCACCTCCGCCCACACTCACTGGCCCCCACAGGTGTGCCCAGCGGGGGATTGGGGGTGTGGGTCGCCTGCTGTCCAGTGGAACGTGTCCTAACTCAACCACTATGGACAAGGGCACACATTTCTTAGtggtactttttattttttatattttttatgattttttttattattattattttactgtcAATTAACACTATGGACAAGGATGcacatcttttctctttctctgtagtagtagtagtagtaatagtagtagtagtagtagtagtggtggtggtggtagtaatggtgaggTGATTAGTGGTGAGATGATGagtgttgtagaagtagtagtagtagtggtagtggtggtggtggtggttagtatTTATGTGATATGAgagcatgtgtgtatgtgtgtgtgtgtcagaggcaGAGGTGCTCactacacgcacacaaacaaatacgcacatgcatgcacacaaacacacattcatGAGTAATCTCTGCTTGAATCTCAAATTATGTAAAGATATTTCTCTCTGACaatcaaaagaacaaaaaatgagTCAACTGATTCCACTGTGACTTTCTCTACTAAGTGTGataataatattgttattattgttattatttatgagTTAATAGAGCCACAAGcttacatacacatatatacacacatgtaAGCATTTATACACACAGTTGCACACACTCAAacagacgcacacacgcgcAAGGTACACACAAGGTGCACAGcgactgtacgtgtgtgtgtggcggccgCCAGATACGTGCACAGCAATCTGTAGGTCTGCGGGatacaaaactgtgtgtgtgtgtggtgtggtgtggtgtgtgtacaCTTCAGGTTGCTATAACCATCTATATAGTGGCATGGTGTGGCATGGcgtgacacacgcacacacacctgcacgtcTAGGTACTGACAGGACTACATGTCACTAGAAACCAACataagacaaaacaaagacGTGAGTTTGTACAACAAATGTAAccaataatattgataatagtaataattgttGGCCCTAACATTCAAGGAACACAAGACTCCCAGACTCAGCCTTGTGCTGCTAAGACACACGGACATACGAAGCCtgacactgctgctgctgccatctctgctgctgctgctgccgccgctgccttGCTGGGAGCAGCCGTGCTAAAGTAATCTAAGCTTCTTCACACCTTTCTGGCGGCGAGGGCCAGAGAGTCCTCACCTTCATGATACACAGCtaagttattattactatgagaTGTATTAAGGTTACTGGGTCAGCTACGTGCATCTCCCTGCGCACTGTGGCTGGGCCGGGGATatgcccttctcctcctcctgcagtgggGTGTGGTGGCATGGTTCCTTCCAGGGGCAGAGTTCAGGCTGCTGGATCTGCCCACCAAGACTGGCACAAGTTACTGTTCAGAGTCTGTAGCCGCCGTTCCTTCTTCTGTTGTAACGTGTCACCTGCAAGTGTTCTTGTACTTTCTTTTTAAATTGATCTCGGTAAATGCAGTATTTTTTCAACATATATTGCTTGGCAACTCAATTTGAGGGCAACATATTTTTGTGCTGGTTTGTGGAAGTTTATGATAAGCTCCCTTCACTTCAATTTTCTCAGTGTTCACTTGCTGGAAAGTTTTGTTTATGCTGTTTATCACAACTACTTGCTTTTTGGAAAGTTATTTTATTGTCAATAATTTCTCCAGAGATGTTTTGCCCATCAACAGACTTGATAATCCTGTGGCTACGGTTTCTTCCCTGCGGACCTGATATCCTGCGCTACTCCTTCCCGCTGACTGCTGCTCTACAGCCACAAACTCTTCTGCAGCCCCCTGCCCCCTCACAGCCCCCTCCTGCCCCCGGCCTGGAGGCCGccgctgccatcaccaccaccaccaccacccccccagTCTGGTCCAGCCGGGGGTCAGCAGTAGTCGATGTTCTGGCCAGCAGCGGCCTGCGTGATGAGGTCCACATGGTAGTCGGTGGCCAGGGTGAGGTCTGCCACACAGCCACGCAGGCCAGGCATGCTGCCACTGCTCCTCGGGGTCACCTCGCGGCCGCCTGCCAAGGGAAGGGGAGTCATGAGGCATCCTGGCAAGGCATGTCACTGCTTTTGTCATCACAATTACCTATAATAACTAATCTCATATTAAGTTTCCTTGGTTTAAATGGAGCTCTTAATGTAAAAAGCAATTTAATTTTCAATTATACTTTAATTTCTATTCAATTCAATGATACAAAAATACCTAGATTTTACAATATCACTAATGGGTAAATGTACATCTCTTCTCATCACTCGGCAACCTGCTATCTCTAAACTTACCACATGAGTGagcatatgtatgtatctataaaCATTTAGCTATTATACTCAGCCACTTTCCTCCCATATACCACTCCCAGCCTTTCTCAaccttccccattccctctccaaCTAGTGCTGTAACCATTCCCTCCATAccactcctcgtcctctccccccacacacacacacacacacacacacacacacacacacacacacacacacacacactgcttcccTCTGCCTTGCCTTACCTATGAACAATGCTGAGTCAAGATTCAGCTGCACCAGGTCACCAGGAGCAAGCACCACGCCCACCTCGCCGCCGTCCACCCACACCCGCGCCTCTCGCTCA is a window from the Scylla paramamosain isolate STU-SP2022 chromosome 11, ASM3559412v1, whole genome shotgun sequence genome containing:
- the LOC135104747 gene encoding uncharacterized protein LOC135104747 isoform X2 encodes the protein MQGRGGGGRPDTPWLCSCWREGAVRCYSGGESYDADVAMEREAVLGHHVGSPSVWWVWWSAWVQVTPCSSWDTTQAAGRLHLSVCWVCPYRGFMYRVTLKEQHSTSAHTHWPPQVCPAGDWGCGSPAVQWNVS
- the LOC135104747 gene encoding uncharacterized protein LOC135104747 isoform X1, which produces MQGRGGGGRPDTPWLCSCWREGAVRCYSGGESYDADVAMEREAVLGHHVGSPSVWWVWWSAWVQVTPCSSWDTTQAAGRLHLSVCWVCPYRGFMYRVTLKEQHSTSAHTHWPPQEHKTPRLSLVLLRHTDIRSLTLLLLPSLLLLLPPLPCWEQPC